CCGGGTTGTTTGACATCATGGCGGCCCTGGAGCGGCCCCATACGGCCGAGGCGATTGCTGCCAGGGCCGGGCTGAACCATCGCTACGTGCGCGAATGGCTGGGAGTCATGGCAACCGGCGGCATCGTCACGCTAACGGCTTCGGACGACGGCGACAGCCGCTACCGCCTGCCGGCGGCGCATGCCTCCTGGCTGACACGGGCGGCGGGAAACCGCAACCTGGCCGTTTACACCCAGGAGATCCCGCTGCTGACCACCTGTGCCCTGGAGTCGGTGCTAGCCGGGTTCAAAAGCGGTGATGGAATCCCCTACGACCGCTACCCCGCGTTTCAGGCCTTCATGACCGAGCTGTCGGAAGCCAAACACCGGGATGTCCTGGTGGATCAGTTTCTGCCGTCGGTGGACGACGGTCGGCTGGTGGGGCGCCTGCGGCAGGGGATCCGGGTTTGCGACCTGGGCTGCGGCGAGGGCCTGGCGGTCCGCCTGATGGCCCGCGCCTATCCCCGCAGCCGGTTTCTGGGGCTGGACATTTCAGCGGCCGCCGTCGATGCCGCCCGCCGGGCCGCCGAAGCCGATGGACTGGAGAACGTCACCTTCGAGGTCCGTGATGCCGCCCGGCTCTGCCAAGACGCGGCCCTGCGGGGGAGCTGCGACTACGTTACGGCCTTTGACGCCATCCACGACCAGACCCGCCCCCTGGAAGCCCTGCGGGGGGCGCATCACCTCCTCTCCCCGGGTGGGGCCTTCTCCATGATCGACATCGCCGCCGAATCGGAGCCGGCCCAAAACCTTGACCACCCCATGGGGCCGTTTCTCTACACGGTCAGTCTGATGCACTGTATGCCGGTGGGGCTTGCGGACGGCGGGGCCGGCCTGGGGATGATGTGGGGCCGGCGTCAGGCGCTGGAATTGCTGGCGGCGGCGGGATTCACGAAAGTGAAAGTGGTCCCCATGGCGCACGATCCTTTCAACCGCCATTTTTTCTGCCGCCGCTAGCGGACCGGCGCGAGGGTAAAACGCCCGGGCGGCAACAAGGGGCTCAGCTGCGCGCCTGGATCTCGCGCAGGTTCTCCCACTGCCGCTCAAGGGGCCTGATCTCCTCCTCGCGGCCCAGATCCTGCAGCCGTTTGCGGAGGGCTTGGACCTCCTTCTCCAGACGCGGCAAAACTTCCTCGAGGAGCTTCGCGCGGGCTTCGCGGCCCGCTTCCTGCAGCTGGGCGGCAAACTCCGCCACCCGCCGCTCCAGTTTGTCCAAGGCCTCACTTTCGGGGATACGGCGCAGCTCCTCGCCAAAGGCCCTCAGCTGGGTCTGCAATCCCTCCAGGTTCTGCTCCACCCCGGAGAGGAACTGTTCCAGACGCGCCGAATAGCCGGCGGCCCCGGCCACCGTGGCCCCGTCGGCCAGCGGAACGCCGCCCGGCCGGACCTGCAGCATCTCGATCGCCCGGCGCTCCGCTGCTGCGGGGTCGGCGATGATGGTAAAGCGCGAATTTTCCGTCGCCGCCGGCCGGAATTCCCGCCGGATGGCGACTTTGACCTCGAAGGCGCCCGCATCAGAATAGACGACATCGGTCACCCGCCCGATCTCGGTGCGCTCCATCAGCACCCGGTCGCCCCGGGTCAACCCGTCCACCCGCTCATATTTGATGGTCAGGCCCAGATCCGGTTCGGCACACGCCGCCGCGGTCAGAAGCCATACCAAAGCCCACACGATTTTTGGCCACATGCCGATTTCCTCCGAAGGCCCTAAAGGCCTGATGATCACCGTTGGATTTGACGGGCCGCAATGCGATCCTTAAAATTTTAATAGGTTACCACACTCTTGCGGGTGTTTCCAGATTTTACCTTAGCGTGGAGACCGTCATGTCCGATCACCCCGCCATCCTCCTAACCGGCGCCTCCCGAGGCATCGGGGCCGCCGTGGCCCACTGGCTGGCAACCGTCGGTTGCGGACTGGCACTGGTTGCCCGCTCGGCGGAAGAACTGGACGCCCGAGCCGCGGAAATCGCGCAACTCGGCGGCACCGCGCTGATTTTGCCCGGTGACATCGCCTCGGCTGATTTCTGCGCGCGGGCCGTGGCCGATGCCCAAGCGAAATTTGGCCGCCTGGATGCCGTGATCAACAATGCCGGTATCTTCGAGCCGCTGGCATTCACCGCCGACGCCGATCCGACGGTCTGGCAGCGCAACATCGCGGTGAACCTGCTGGGACCGTTTTATCTCAGCCGCGCCGCACTGCCCGCCCTCCGGAGGCGGAAGGGGCGGATTGTCAATGTCAGCAGCGGCGCGGCTACGCGAGCCCTGCCGGCAGCGGGGGCCTACTGCGTCTCCAAGGCCGCCCTGAATCACTTCACCCGGATCCTGGCCGCAGAGGAGCCCGCGGTCACCGCGGTGGCCGTCCGCCCCGGTGTGGTGGACACCGACATGCAGGCCATGATTCGCCGCGAGGCGCCGGCGGCCATGCCGGCCGAGCAGGCCGCTTTTTACCGCCGGCTGAAAACCGAGGGGCGCTTGGAGCCGCCCGGGATTCCCGCCCGATCGATTGCCTGGCTGGCCTTGCGGGCACCCGCGGCTTGGAGCGGCAAATTCCTCGACTACGACGCCCCCGAGTTGCGGCTGCCGGCACTGGCCTGCTTCGGTGAAAACCCCGCCCGTCAAACCTCAAAGCGCACTTCCTGAACGTTTCTGCTTGATTCGGGCCAGCCTGAGGGTGTAAATTGATAAATATAATCGCCTTGGGGTACTGGACTGAGCCCGCGGCCGGCCGCCGTCTCGCCCTTGGGAAGGTTAGCCGCCAAAAAGTTTGTGCGGTGCACGCACCGCAGCCCGAGTTTCCCGGAAAATGGGGGGCCAGATGAAACTCATCCGCGCCATTGGTTTCTGCCGCTGTTGCCGGCAGGATGTTCTCATCCTGAGGCGTGTGCCGCTGCATGGCCTGCACCTGCTCCTCAGCTGTCTAACGGCCGGATTGTGGCTGCCCATATGGCTGCAGGCCGCCCGCCGGACCCGCATCTGGCGCTGCAGCCAGTGCGGCCGGGTCGTTTTAAATGGCGCAATCACCCCGCTGCCGACCCAGACGCAACCGCCGTTGGGCCCCGTCGGCCGGGGTCCACGCCACGACCCGGCAGCCGTGCCCGGCAACTTCAACCACAAACTGGTATTCCAGGGGCTGGTCTACTACATGCCGACCTGCTCCCTACTCCACTGACCAGCCGGGCGTTTGCCGGTACCCAAATACCTGCCTTCGGGGGCGATTTAGGCCTTACCGCCGCCGACACCGGCCAATGCAAGCCCACCCATGCGACGTGCACCAAGTGCGCTTTAACGCCCGAGGCGCCGGCCCAAGAAGACCCCGCATCATGCGACTGTCGCTGTTTAAACGTCTGACTTTCGGCTACACCGCAATTCTGTTGCTGCTCATCTTTCTGGGGGGCTACGTCACCCTGCAGCTCCAGGAACTCAACCGGCACAGTCTTTCGATCACCGAGATTGACAGCACCACCGTGCGCCTGGCTGAAAACATCACCGACACCCTCATCACCCAGGAGAGCTTCGAAAAGAAATACCTCATCTCGCGGGACCCCGACTTTCATCGTCATTTCTGGAACATTGGCGATTATATCGAAAAGGACCTTAAGCGTCTCGATCCGCTGCTAAGCGCGCCCTCCCAGGCGGCCCTTTTGGCGGCCATCAGCGCATCCTACGCCCGCTACCAGACACTTTTCCGCAAGGAGCACGAATTTATCAAAAACGGCCGGAGCTACGCCTACACCACCTTCCAGACCAGCAAGGAAAGGGCCCTGGAGGGGATCCATCAGAACATCAAAAAAATCATCACCGCCGCCCGCGCCAGCCGGGATCGAAAGCTGGCGGACTCGCACCGCATCACCACCCACATCACCAACGTGACCGCCCTGACCGCTGTGCTGGCGATCATCGCCGGGGTACTGGTCAGCTTTTTCACCACCCGTAGCATCACCCGCCCCCTGCTGCGGCTTCAGGAGCAGGTACGTGCCATTGCCGGTGGCCGTTTCGAAATGATCCCGGACACCGCCGGCCCCCCCGAAATCAAGGCGCTGGCGGACGATTTCAACGTCATGTGCCGCCGCCTGCTGGAACTCGACAGCCTCAAGGCCGATTTTATCAACCAGGTGTCCCACGACCTGCGCACCCCTCTGACGGCCATCCGGGAGGCCTCCTCCATGCTGATCGAAGGGGTTTATGCCCACCAGCCGAGCCGCCAGCAGGAATTGCTGGGCATCGTGCGCGAGGAATGCGAACGCCTGATCCTGTCGGTCAGCCGCATCCTGGACCTCTCCTGCATGGAGGCCAACATGTTGGGTTACAAATTCCAGCCGGCCGACCTTGCCGGCGTCGTGCGCGACACCGTCACAAAACTCGCGCCCATCGCCCAGCGCAAGGGCATCGGAATCGTCCTGGCGCCTTCGGAAAACCTGCCGGCGGTGCGCATGGACGTGGAAAGAATCGGCCAGGTATTGGAAAATCTGATTGGCAACGCCTTGAACTACACCGACAGCGGGGGGGTCAGCATCAGTGTCAGCCGCGACGGTACAGACCAAGACGAACTGGAGGTGGCCGTCCGGGATACGGGCTGCGGCATTTCGACCGCCGATCTGGATTCCATCTTCAACAAGTTCAAACGGATCGAACGCAGGGGGACAGCTCCCCGGGGCAGCGGTTTGGGCCTCTCGCTTGCCAAGCACATCATTGTCGCCCACGGCGGCCGCATCTGGGCGGAAAGCGAAATCGGCACGGGCAGCACCTTTTTCTTCACCCTGCCAATCTGAACCCGCGTCGGTCGGACGAAATTTTTAGAGGTTTTTCAATGGGCGAGATTCTGATTGTCGATGACGACCGCAACCTGCTTCAGGTGATCCGCATGCGGCTAGAAGCCGAAGGCTTCAAGGTGACCGCAGCGGCATCGGCAGCCGAGGCCCGGGCCCAGGTAAAGACCGGGACTTTCGAGCTGGCGCTGATCGACCTCAAGCTCAAGGATGGTTCCGGCATCGCGTTGATGCAAGAGCTTCAGCAGGCGGCGCCGGAATTGCCCGTCATCATCCTGACGGCCTTCGGCACCATCGACAGCGCCGTCGAGGCGATCCAGAAAGGGGCGCGCAGCTATGTCACCAAACCCTTCGATTACCGCGATCTGCTGCTTAAAATCCGCAACTGCCTGGAAACCAGCAAGTTGAACCTCGAGGTCAAACGGCTGCGCAGCCTGGTGGGCAAGCGCTACGGCTTCGACGGCATCATCGGCAACAGCCAGAAAATGAAAAAAGTCCTGGAACAGGTCAGCCACGCTGCGGCAACCGATTCCAATGTTTATATTGAGGGAAAAAGTGGGACCGGCAAGGAGCTGGTCGCCAAAGCGCTGCATGTCGCCAGCGCCCGCAGCAAAGGGCCGTTTGTGGCCATCAACTGCGCGGCCATTCCGGAAACCCTGATGGAAAGCGAACTCTTCGGCCATGAAAAAGGGGCCTTCACCGGCGCCAGCCGCACCAAAAAAGGCCTTTTTACCGAGGCTGAGGGCGGCACTTTTTTCCTGGACGAGATCGCTGAAATGCCGCTTGCCATGCAGGTGAAACTCCTGCGGGTACTAGAGGAGCGCGAATTTTACCCGGTCGGCGGCAACCGCCCGGTCAAGGTCGACGTGCGGATCATCGCGGCGGCCAACCGCAACCTGGCGGCGGAGGTGGAAAAGGGGGGTTTCCGGGAGGACCTTTTCTACCGAATCCACGTGATCCCCATCAAATTGCCGCCGTTGACCGACCGCAAAGAGGATATCCCCCTGCTGGCGCGTCATTTTTTGGCCGGCTTCGCCCAAAAAATGGGCAAGACCATCCAGGGGTTCACCCCGGAGGCGATGCAGAAGCTGCTTGCCTATGGGTGGCCCGGCAATATCCGGGAGCTCGAAAACACGATCGAGTGCGCGGTGGCCATGGGCAGCGGGGAGATGATCACCCCGGAGATGCTGCTGCAGACGCGGAATGCGCAAAATCCCGGCCTGGTGCCCCTGAAGGAAGCCAAGGACACATTCGAAAAGGATTATCTGATTCAACTGATTGAAATCACCCGCGGCAATATCAGCCAGGCAGCCAAGCTGGCGGGAAAATACCGGGCAGATTTTTACGCCCTGCTCAAAAAACATCAACTGGACCCGACAAATTTCAGGTCCGACTGAAGCGCTCTAACACCCCGGTTTCGGGTGCTAAGGCGCCCACCCCCCGTCCTGTAAAGATTCCGCCCCGCCCGCCGATAAGTTTTCCATACCGATTTTTTCAGAACACCATCGGGCCATTAGCCAAAAGGAAAAACCGCATGAATGCCAAGCGATTCATCGTCCCAGCGGCCGCCGGGCTGCTGGCCGCGATAATGGCCCTCGGCGGCAGCCTGTCGGTCGCTGGCGCGGAGGGCGCCCCGGACTATTCCCGCCTGTTGACCCTGGTGCCGTTGGCCGACAGTACCTCCGAACGCTATGCCTTCAGCGATTTCGACGATTCCTTTGACGCCGAAAGCCACCAGGCCAATGTGGATTTTTTCAACGACAACCCGCAGTTGGTTCACCGTATTCAACAGGATTTAAACGAAAAGTCCGTCAAATGGGAGCTCAATTCCCTCTCCCACCGCCTGCTCTATGTGCCAGAGACCCGCACCGAGTTCGCCCAACTTTTCCTGGACTACTGCCGCCAGGTGATCGACGACATCTTGGGGCTGACCGAAATGGCCAACCCCTATGCGGCGATCCAAACCCCCACGACCGATCACCCTGCGGTGAGCGCCTCCGGCGAGGGGATCACCGTTTTTCTGGTGCAGGATCTGGCCAAGGAATACGTGGCCAAGTATGTCTTTTCGGGGGAGGAAAAAAAGAAGGTCGCCATTAAGCTCAGCGGCACACTGGAGTCGGCCGAAATCGGATCCTACTCCTCCTGCCTGGTGTGGCGGGAATCCGATACCATCGGGTTTCTGCGCAACCCGCACACCATCTGGCAAACCCGCGCGCGCAACCCCTACACCGTCCTGATGGCACCGGTGGAGGAGACCCTGCATATCGGCCTGCGCACCAACACCGAAAACGCCATCCGGCAAACCATCCGGGAAACCGCCCCGGGGGACATCGCCGGTGTGAGGCAGATCGTCGACGACTGGATTTCGGTGGAGGAGGCGATCGTGGGCGGGCTGGTCAACGTCCTGCTTCCGCCGGTACTGGAGCGCTACGGCACCCCGATCCCGGCCGAACTGATCGACGCGGACCTGAGGACCAAAGAGACTAACCGCAAATACCGGCTGTTGCAGAAAGGAATCGAAGTGGTCCGGGAAATGGGCTACAAGCACTCCATCGAACTCTACCGGGAGCAGCCGTTCAAATTCCGCGAGATGCTGATCTAAAAGGCGGTTGCCGGGGCGTCAGAAGCGGCGCGCCGGCCCCTCCGACCTGCGACCCCATAAAACAGGAAGAGGGGAAAGGCGTTTCGCCCTTCCCCTCCCCACGGCTTACTGCTTCAGAAGGTTATTCCTTCACGATTTCATAGGCCTGGACGTCAATCACCTTGGCGCCGTCCTGCTCCAGAACCGTGCCGGTAACCTGGATCTTCATGCCCACAAAGCTCTTCAGCTCGGCACCTTTTTCGGTGTCGGCAACGCCGAAGGTCTCGCCTTCCTGGCTGACGATCTGGTTGTCCTCATTGACGGTACCGGTGATCATGACGCTCTCACCAGCGGCCTGCTGATCGCTCGCAGCCGCAAAGCCCGAAAAAAGGGCCACCAGCACCAATGCACACACTCCAATCGACAGGGTTTTTCCAAATACTTTCATCTTCGTTCTCCTTCCTCTCTTTTTTCGACCGCCACAGGCTGTGAGCGGCCAGTTTGCCCCGGTTCGAGCGCCGCAGCGCAAAACCGAAACGACGTTGCGGGCGATGCCCGACTCGATGAATCCCCGTGAGAAGATTGGCCCCAGGCCATCCTTCTCTGTCCTGCCAGAAAGATACAGCAATTCATGTGCCATGAGGCAAAAATTCTTTCAACATATTGAAATCAATTTATAAAATAAAAATTCCAGCAACGTCCCCGTAAAAACATTGTAGGTTTTTTCCTTCACCATCACCCCGCCGCTGGGCCCCCTCCGCTTCCGGATGCTTGGGGATAAAGCACAGCCTGGTGAAGGATTTTCCATACAACCCTAAGGCTTCTTTGTCTCCACCCAGCGCCACCCGGGGGGGGTTGTCGGTTTCTGGTCTTCCGCGAGCCTTGGCGGCCGGCTTGCGGGTCGTGGCGGGATGCTTAGGTGTGAAGGGTAAGACTGTGGCCGTCGCTGGCAGGCGCGACATGTCGGGCAGGGGCAGCACCTCGGAAAAGCAACACCGGCATCCGCCCTCGAGCGCAAAGGTTTTTCCGGTACCCCTGCTGCCCTTCTTGCCTGTCGGGACATCCCCGTGGAGGGGCTGATCGTGGGTCTCGTCGACCGCTACGACGCCCTGCGAAGCCCGCGCCAGTAAAAGCCGCGCCTGACCCACGGCCAGACCGTGGCCCTGATGACCACCGGCGACGGGACGGGTATCAGCGGACGGGATTGGTATGGCACGCCATCTGGGCGGTATTTGAAAGCGTGCACCCAGAGTTGGAACGACACTGCGCGGAGATGGCGGATGCCCGGGCATCGGACGGAAAAAGCGCAGGCGGGATCGATCCGGAAAACCCGGACCTCAGGTGACAGGCTTTAGCGGCACGGCCAAGTAGCGTACCAGAAAAACTTTGATGGGCAGCCTGGGCGGGACCTCTACCCCACCGGCGCCCCCAAGCCAGCCAAGCTGCCGAGGGCTAACGCCCTTTGACCGCCCCCACCGCCACCAGGTAGAGCAGCCCCGCATCGGCGCTCAGCCCCAGCAGACGCCGTGCCTCCTCATCGTAGAGGGCGCCGATCCCGCAGCAGCCGAGTCCCAGCGCGGTGGCGCCCAGGTAGAGGCGCTGCCCGATCCGGCCGGCGCCCAACATGGCGTAGCGGTAGCCGCGGGCGCCCCAGCAAGCATCCAGCGCCGACAGATTGGCCATAAAAAGAAAATGGACCGGCGCTGCGGCCAGCCACATTTGATCCAGGCAGACGGCGGCCATGGCGGCGGTCGTGGCAGGGCCGCCGACCCGGGACAGGCGACGGTCGCCAGGGGAGATCAGGTAAACGCCCGGCGGATAGCCGTCGACATTTCCCAGCAGGGCCCCGATGGCGACACCGGCTCCGTAGCGGGGGTCCAGGGGGCGGTCCAGCGGGGCGGCCCGACACACCAGGTCCAGCAGGCGCTCAAAAGAGGGCCGCGCCAGGGGTTCAGCGGAAAAATTGCGCCGCGAACGGCGCTGCCGGAGCGCCTGTAAGAGACCCAGCTGGCCTTGGGCCGCGGGAAGCGTCGGCACCTCGTGGCTTTGGGTTTCCCCTAAGCCCAAAAAGTGAACCTGCTGCGGGTCTGCGCCATCGGCGGCATAAACGGCGAGTCCCGACCGGTATGCCCGGGAGATCAGATCATAGGCCACCTCCCGGACGGCCAACCGGCCCGCCTCCGGCAGGGGGCCTTGGGGCGCCAGCGGCGTATCCTCAGCCGCGGGAAGGGCTGAAGCCGGGAGCGTCAGGGCCACAGCGGCCAGCGGGGCCTCGCGCGCGGGCTCCAGGCCCAGCAGGTCGGCCACCTGCCGATCGTCGAAGTCATAGCTCAGATGGCCGTCAAAGCCACAGGCCTTGAGCGCCAGGAGCAGATTTTCCAGCAGGTGCCCGGCGTCCAGCAGAACGTAGCGCAGCGCCCGTTGACGATACTTCCAGGCGCTGCGGTAAAAGAGGCCGCTGACGATAAACCACAAAACCGGCCGCGATCCGTTTTCGATCAGGGTTTCGACCGCCGCCTGTCCCGACCGCAAAGGGGTCAGGCAGCGGCGCTCAAGTCCGAAGTGGTAAACGCCCGGTTCCAGCCCCTGGACAGCCTGGACCGCGAGATAGAGCTCGGTGGGGTAGAGCGCCCCGGCCGAAGCCACGCTGCGAAAATCGAAGGCTCCCCCCGGGACGCGCCGCCGGGCCGTGACGGCGCAGGTGCGCTCCAGG
The genomic region above belongs to Desulfobacteraceae bacterium and contains:
- a CDS encoding sigma-54 dependent transcriptional regulator; amino-acid sequence: MGEILIVDDDRNLLQVIRMRLEAEGFKVTAAASAAEARAQVKTGTFELALIDLKLKDGSGIALMQELQQAAPELPVIILTAFGTIDSAVEAIQKGARSYVTKPFDYRDLLLKIRNCLETSKLNLEVKRLRSLVGKRYGFDGIIGNSQKMKKVLEQVSHAAATDSNVYIEGKSGTGKELVAKALHVASARSKGPFVAINCAAIPETLMESELFGHEKGAFTGASRTKKGLFTEAEGGTFFLDEIAEMPLAMQVKLLRVLEEREFYPVGGNRPVKVDVRIIAAANRNLAAEVEKGGFREDLFYRIHVIPIKLPPLTDRKEDIPLLARHFLAGFAQKMGKTIQGFTPEAMQKLLAYGWPGNIRELENTIECAVAMGSGEMITPEMLLQTRNAQNPGLVPLKEAKDTFEKDYLIQLIEITRGNISQAAKLAGKYRADFYALLKKHQLDPTNFRSD
- a CDS encoding SagB/ThcOx family dehydrogenase, producing the protein PALPLPPVDDDGDESLWDAAAGRVRPDAPAPDPVGLRHLARILERTCAVTARRRVPGGAFDFRSVASAGALYPTELYLAVQAVQGLEPGVYHFGLERRCLTPLRSGQAAVETLIENGSRPVLWFIVSGLFYRSAWKYRQRALRYVLLDAGHLLENLLLALKACGFDGHLSYDFDDRQVADLLGLEPAREAPLAAVALTLPASALPAAEDTPLAPQGPLPEAGRLAVREVAYDLISRAYRSGLAVYAADGADPQQVHFLGLGETQSHEVPTLPAAQGQLGLLQALRQRRSRRNFSAEPLARPSFERLLDLVCRAAPLDRPLDPRYGAGVAIGALLGNVDGYPPGVYLISPGDRRLSRVGGPATTAAMAAVCLDQMWLAAAPVHFLFMANLSALDACWGARGYRYAMLGAGRIGQRLYLGATALGLGCCGIGALYDEEARRLLGLSADAGLLYLVAVGAVKGR
- a CDS encoding methyltransferase domain-containing protein; translated protein: MAEAIDAEGTAFSQKMIAILNGAALNLAVAIGYRTGLFDIMAALERPHTAEAIAARAGLNHRYVREWLGVMATGGIVTLTASDDGDSRYRLPAAHASWLTRAAGNRNLAVYTQEIPLLTTCALESVLAGFKSGDGIPYDRYPAFQAFMTELSEAKHRDVLVDQFLPSVDDGRLVGRLRQGIRVCDLGCGEGLAVRLMARAYPRSRFLGLDISAAAVDAARRAAEADGLENVTFEVRDAARLCQDAALRGSCDYVTAFDAIHDQTRPLEALRGAHHLLSPGGAFSMIDIAAESEPAQNLDHPMGPFLYTVSLMHCMPVGLADGGAGLGMMWGRRQALELLAAAGFTKVKVVPMAHDPFNRHFFCRR
- a CDS encoding SDR family NAD(P)-dependent oxidoreductase; its protein translation is MSDHPAILLTGASRGIGAAVAHWLATVGCGLALVARSAEELDARAAEIAQLGGTALILPGDIASADFCARAVADAQAKFGRLDAVINNAGIFEPLAFTADADPTVWQRNIAVNLLGPFYLSRAALPALRRRKGRIVNVSSGAATRALPAAGAYCVSKAALNHFTRILAAEEPAVTAVAVRPGVVDTDMQAMIRREAPAAMPAEQAAFYRRLKTEGRLEPPGIPARSIAWLALRAPAAWSGKFLDYDAPELRLPALACFGENPARQTSKRTS
- a CDS encoding HAMP domain-containing histidine kinase, producing the protein MRLSLFKRLTFGYTAILLLLIFLGGYVTLQLQELNRHSLSITEIDSTTVRLAENITDTLITQESFEKKYLISRDPDFHRHFWNIGDYIEKDLKRLDPLLSAPSQAALLAAISASYARYQTLFRKEHEFIKNGRSYAYTTFQTSKERALEGIHQNIKKIITAARASRDRKLADSHRITTHITNVTALTAVLAIIAGVLVSFFTTRSITRPLLRLQEQVRAIAGGRFEMIPDTAGPPEIKALADDFNVMCRRLLELDSLKADFINQVSHDLRTPLTAIREASSMLIEGVYAHQPSRQQELLGIVREECERLILSVSRILDLSCMEANMLGYKFQPADLAGVVRDTVTKLAPIAQRKGIGIVLAPSENLPAVRMDVERIGQVLENLIGNALNYTDSGGVSISVSRDGTDQDELEVAVRDTGCGISTADLDSIFNKFKRIERRGTAPRGSGLGLSLAKHIIVAHGGRIWAESEIGTGSTFFFTLPI